The window CGGGAAACGCCTGAAGGGGGATGGAACGATGCCTTCGCCGTTCCCGGGCATGGACCCGTATCTCGAGCATCCGGCCCTGTGGCCGGACGTGCACAACAGCCTGATCGCAGCGCTGCGGGATGAGTTGGCCCCGCGGCTGCGCCCGCGCTACATTGTGGCCATCGAGGAGCGCCTCTACCTCATCACCCCGGAGGGAGCAGGATGGCCGATTCGGGCCGACGTCGCCGTCGCCCCCACGTCGGAAGCCCTCCCGGAGGCCGGACGGCCTGGCCCCCTCGTCCGGGGAGCGCGGGTGGTGGAAGTCCCCCTCCCGGAGACCCTGCGGGAGACCTATCTGGAGGTGCGGGCGGCCGGCACCGGGGAGGTCATCACCGTGGTGGAGATCCTCTCGCCCACCAACAAGCGACCGGGGGAGCCCCGCCGGCTCTATGAGCAGAAGCGAACGCTCCTGCTGGGCAGCCGGACCCACCTGGTGGAGATCGATTTGCTGCGGGCGGGGGAGCCGATGCCGGTGATGGGGGACGGACGGGATGGCCATTACCGCATCCTGATCAGCCGCTGGGAGCAGCGCCCCCGCGCCCTCCTCTACGTCTTCACCGTCCGCGACCCCATCCCCACCTTCCGCCTCCCCCTCCTCCCCGGCGACAAGGAGCCGGAGGTGGACCTGGGGCGCCTGCTTCAAACCATCTATGAACGGGCGGCTTACGATCTGCGGGTTCGCTATGAAGAGGAGCCCGTCCCGCCCCTCGACCCCCCCTTCGCCGAATGGGCCGCCGCCCTGCTCCGGGAGAAAGGATATCGGAGGCGATAGCCCCGGGGACGCAGGCGGCCGCCTGCGGGCCCCGATGGGTTCCTTAACATTTCAACAGGGGGTGCGCGATGAGCCAGGAGATCACGATCAGCGTGATCAAGGCCGATATCGGGGGCATGGTGGGCCACTCGGGGATCCACACGGACCTGGTGGCCCTGGCCCGACAGCATCTGGAGGAGGCCCAGCGCCGGGGTGTGATCATCGATTACTACGTGACCTGGTGCGGGGACGACCTGCAGCTCATCATGACCCACCGCCACGGGACCGACAGCCCCATCGTCCACGGCCTGGCCTGGGAGACCTTCGAGCGCTGCACCGTCAAGGCCAAGGAGATGAAGCTTTACGGCGCCGGCCAGGATCTTATCGCCGACGCCTTCTCGGGGAACGTGCGGGGGATGGGGCCGGGGGTGGCGGAGATGTCCTTCATCGAGCGCCCCTCGGAGCCGATCATCATCTTCATGGCCGACAAGACCTCGGCCGGCGCCTGGAACCTCCCCTTGTTCCGCATGTTCGCGGATCCCTTCAACACGGCCGGCCTGGTGATCTCCCCCGCCCTGCACGAGGGCTTCCGTTTCGAGGTCCACGATGTGAAAGGCCACAAGCGCATCTTCTTCAACTGCCCCGAGGAGATGTATGACCTGCTGGTCTTCATCGGGGCGCCGGGCCGCTACATGATCAAGGCCGTCTACACCAAGAAAGGGGAGATCGCCGCGGTCTCCTCCACCGAGCGGCTCTCCCTGATCGCCGGGCATTACGTGGGGAAGGACGATCCGGTGTGCATCGTGCGGGCCCAGGGGATCTTCCCGGCGGTGGGGGAGATCCTGGAGCCCTTCACCATGCCCCACATCGTAGAAGGCTGGATGCGGGGCTCCCACTACGGGCCGCTGATGCCGGTGCCCCTGCAATACGCCAAGTGCACCCGTTTCGACGGCCCGCCGCGGGTGGTGGCCCTGGGCTTCCAGCTGGCCGATGGCCGGCTGGTCGGGCCGCGGGACATGTTCGACGATCCGGCCTTCGATGAGGCCCGGCGGCTGTGCAACGTGATCGCGGACCACTTCCGCCGCCACGGCCCCTTCGAGCCCCATCGGCTGCCGATGGAGGAGATGGAATACACCACCCTGCCGGAAGTGGCCGAGCGCTTGGCCGGGCGCTGGGAACCCCTCCCGGAGCCCCACCCCGCCATCGCCGGGGGCGACGGCAGCGCGGTGGAGGCGGACTGAGGGGAGGCCTCAGGAGGATTTGTTCCCTCCCGTTCGGGCGGGTATAATTCAAGGCGCAGGGGCAGGAAGTGCCCCGCACTTCCTGCCCTTTTTGTTCCCGCTCGCCCCTGAGTCCACCCGGGGCGAGGGAGGAGCCTGAAGGCTGCAGGAGGGAACCCGATGGCGACGGTGGGGCCGACGTATCTGACCCCCGAGGGCAAGCGCCAGTTAGAGCAGGAACTGGAGTATCTGCGCACGGTCAAGCGCCGGGAGATCGCCGAGCGTCTGCGCTTCGCCATCCAGCAGGGCGATCTCTCGGAGAACGCGGACTATCACGCGGCCAAGGAGGAGCAGGCCTTCATCGAGGGCCGGATCCGCGTCCTGGAGGCCATCCTCAACAACGCGATCCTCATCGAGCCCCAGCCTTCCGAGGATGGCCGGGTGCGTCTGGGCTCCCGGGTGACCATCGCGGAGGACGGCGGCACGCCGGAGGTGTACGTGCTGGTGGGGCCCGCGGAGGCGGATCCCACCCAGGGCAAGATCTCTTACGAGTCCCCTCTGGGTCAGGCGTTGCTCGGCCGGGCGCCCGGCGATGTCGTGACTGTAGAGGCGCCGGCGGGCACCCTGACCTTCCGCATCCTCTCCGTCGAGTGAAGGCCCCCGCTCCCGCGGGATCCCCTTTTTCCGCCCAACCTGTTGAGGACAAGATCCCGGCTCCCACCGTGGGGGCTTCTCTTTGTCGCTGCGGCACCGGACGCCAGCCCATGGCGTATCATGGGGGGTGGCCATATCGATCGTTGCGGCGCCGCCGGATTGGACCGAGCCCGGCCCAGGAGGATTCTCCCGATGAGCATGTTGCGCTTCGGCACGGTGGGCAATCCCCTCTCCACCCCGCCCCGGCCGGGGGGCACGGTGGGAGGGATCCAGCGGATCCACGAGCTGGGGCTGGGGGCTCTGGAGCTGGCCTGGGTGCGCAGCGTGCGGGTCTCCGAGGAGACCTGCCAGCGCATCCGGGAGGCCGCCGCTGCCCTGGGGATCGCCCTCAGCGTCCATGCTCCCTATTTCATCAACCTGAACGCCAGGGATCGAGCGGGCTATCGGGCCAGCAAGGAGCGCCTGATGGCCGCGGCCCGGGCCGGCTTCCGGGCGGGAGCGCGGGACATCGTGTTCCATCCCGGCGCATATCAGGGAGCGCGGCCGGAGCGGGCCTACGAGACGGTTCGCCGCCGCCTGCAGGAGATCGTGGAGGAACTTCGGGCGGAGGGAGTGGACGTCACCCTGCGCCCCGAGACCATGGGTAAGTCCGCCCTTTTCGGCACCCTGGATGAAGTGATCCAGCTCTCCCGGGAGGTGCCCGGCGTGCTCCCGTGCGTGGACTTCGCCCATCTGCACGCCCGGGCCGGGGACGGATCCTTCAACTCCTACGCGGAGTTCGTGGAGGCGCTGAAGCGGGTGGCCGCCGGTCTGGGCCCGCGGGGCCTCCAGGACCTCCACATCCATGTCTCCGGCATCGCCTACACCCGCAAGGGCGAGCGCCATCACCTGAACCTGAAGGAGGCGGACCTGCGGTATGAGGAGCTGCTGCAGGCCTTGATCGACCTGGGGGCGCAGGGCCGGGTGCTCTGCGAAAGCCCTAACCTGGAGGAAGACGCCCTTCTGCTACAGGCCACCTACCGGCGGCTCCTGGAGAAAGCTTCCGCTTCCAGGGAGGAAGTCGGCTGAAGCGCACGCTCCGGATCCCGGGGAAAAAGCCGGGCGGGACCCTCTCAGAGGCCCGCCCGGCTTTTTCACGACGGCCCTCACTTCAGGGTCATCAGGAAGGCGATCAGGTCGGCCAGGTCCTGGGCGGACATCTGGTTGCCCAGAGTGGCCGGCATCTTGGAGACGCCGGGGGCGGCGGCGTATTTGTCCGGCTCCACGATGTAGGCGCTGGGCTGCTGGATGGACTCGCGGATGTATTCCTCGGGAGTCTTCGCCTGTCCCTTGTAATCCGGCGCCCGGATCCGCTCCGCGGCCCGGGTGGCGATGCCCGCCAGGGAGGGGCCGACCAGGACCTCGCCCGGCTTCAGGCTGTGGCACGCCTTGCAGGAGGCGGCTATGCCGCTGGCCTGCTTGACCTCCTGGTTCCACAGCGCCTCACCCCGCTTCGGGTCCCCGGGCGGCAACGGCTGGGTGAGGTCCGAGCCCACGGCCGTGAAGGACGGCGTGGGGGCGGGCGCAGCCCCGGCCGCCTGCCAGTTCAGGATGAACTCCACCAGGTTTTCGATCTGGTCCGGCCGCATCGGCCCCCCGAAGTCCTGGGACCAGGTGGGCATGGGCTCCGCATATACCTCCTCGGCGCGATAGGTGCTCCGGATGGGGCGGCCGGCGGCGATGGTCAGCTTGATGAAGTTGCGCAGGGAGTTGGCGTAGCCCTGGGCCTTGAGCTGCTCATAATGCTGGAACACTCCCGGGTTGAGGCTGGGGCCCTTCCCGGGGACGCCCTCCCCATCCGGGCCGTGGCAGGTGGCGCAGTATTGCTCGTAGAGCAGCGCCCCGTTCTCGATGGCCTTGGCTTTGTGCATGGCCTCGAACCGGGCCATGCGCTGCTCCTCGGTGAGCCACACCATGCCGATGGTGATCACCGTAGCCAGCATCAAGACCGTCGCACCGATGATCCGACGGGTGGCCAGATCGAACATCGAGTCCCCTCCGGTGGGTCAGCTGCGCATCGGGATCGAACTCCCTGGTCGGACGCTTACTCTCCCCCGTGACCGCTATCTCGGTGGAGATAGATCGCCCGTTTGGACTCTTCGATGACCGGCTTGCCCTCGGGATCCAGGACCGGCTGGCCGTTCTTCGTCTTGGTCCAGTAGATCGCGATCTCGAACCGCTTCAGCCCCGACTGGACCTCCTGGATGCGGACGATGGCGTAGCCCTGGGGGAGCTGGGGATCCCCCTCGATGCGATGCTTCAGCTCCTCCAGAACCTGAGCCAGCTTCGGGGCGTCCGCCGGCGGCTGGAGATTGCGGGTGTCGTAGGTGCCCGGGATCAGCTGCTCATAAGGGATGGTCCGCACCCGCCCTTCGCCGAACAGGGGGTCCGGGTTCAGAGGCATGAACTCCTGGAGGACCTCCACGTCCGCGGAAGAGGTGACCGCGAAGGCCGGCGTGCCCATGTAGGTGAGCAGGGTCCAGGCCGCCACCCCGACCAGCCCGGCCACCAGAGCCTTGCGCCGGTCCCGGTAACGCCGGCTGATGTTGAAGTCCAGGTAGGGCATGATCAGCAGGAACAACAGGATCAACCCGGGGAGGATCACCCCCATGAACGTCTTGCTGTTGTAGATCGTGGCGGGCGGCCGGGGGAGCCCCAGCCGGTCCAGCGCCAGCAGGAAGGGATCCTTCAGCAGGCCCTGGAGCCACAGGAAATACCACGGGGCGGTGGTGTGCAGAGGGGTGTTCAACGGATCGGCGTGCTGCTCCAGGGGCGCGTCGTAGAAGAAAGCCGACCCGATCACCAGGAAGGCGATCAGGGCGATGCCCCAGAGGGCCTCCTGGATGGCGATGTCCGGGATGTAGGGCACCCGCTTCTCCGGCGGGACCTTCCGGGCGGTGTCATCGCCCACCGCCTCCATCTCCGGCGGGAGGGAGAGGCCGTGCCGCACCACCTTGTAGTAGTGCACGAAGAAAACGAAGAACAACAGCAGCGGGAGGAAGATCACGTGGAGCAGGTAGAAACGCAACAATCCCGCCGCCCCGATGTCCGGCGCCCCGCGCAGGATGAGGTTGACGATGCGGCCCAGGGCGGGCGGCGGCGTGGCCTCCGCCATGCTCGTCCCGATGGTCACCGCCCAGTAAGAGAGCTGGTCCCATGGCAGCAGATATCCGCTGAAGGAAAGGAAGAGCGTGAAGACCAGCAGGATCACCCCCGTCGCCCATGTGAACTGACGGGGCCGCTTGTAGGAGGCGGTGAAGAACGTCCGCAGCATGTGGAGCATCACCGCCACCACCATCGCCTCCGCCCCCAGCCGATGGATGTCCCGCATCAGCTGGCCGAAGGGGACGTTGTTCAGGATGCGGAGCATGTTTTCATAGGCCACGAGGGGCGAGGGGGTGTAGAAGATCATCAGGAAGATGCCGGTGATGGTCTCGATGAGGAAGAGATAGAAGCTCAGCAGCCCCAGGCGGAAAGTGGGGTAGAGCCGGGTCACCGCCTCGTGGTAGAAGGACGGCTTGATGTGCAGGATGAAGCCCTCCGTGTGGGGCTTCACCCGCGGGTTAGGCCGGGGCGGGGGCTCGCCCCGGATGATGTTCCGCACCTCCGTCAGGGGAATCCCCGCCGTGACCCGGGTCACCAGCTCGTCCAGGTGCATGAAGATGACCCGGCGCCACCCGTATTGCTGGACCTCCTTCTGCAACGTGGGGATCGGCTCCGGCCAGCGCAACGCCATCGTGTTCCTCCTTCAACCCGAACTTCGTGGATCTCCCCGCGCCACCCTTTTATGCCCGGCCCTTCACAGCCGGCTTCCCGAGGATCTTCCGGCCGGTGTCCACTTCGATGGTCAGGTTCGGATCCGGCACCGGCAGGGGGTTCCCCTCGGGATCCGTCTGGGCCACAACCCGGCCGCTGGCGTCCTTCAGGTAGATCACGAAGCGATCCAAGTTCCGCGGAGCGGGCCCCTCGATATAGGTTCCGTCCAGCTGGAACTTGGAGCCGTGGCACGGGCACTCGAAGCGGAAGTTGCTCGGCACCCACTTGTAGAGGCAGCCCAGATGGGTGCAGACCTTGTAGATGGCCAGGATCCCCTTCTCGGTGTTCACCAGCCAGATCTTGGCCTCGGGGAACTCCTTGGGGCCCTCACCGACCTTCGGCAACACCTCCCCTGCCCGCCCGAAGGGGAAGACGCCGCCGAACTCGCCGACCTTGAAGCGGGGCAGGGCGAAGAGGACGCTGACGCCGCCCAGCTCGGCCATAAAGAGGGCCATCGAGGCCGCCCACACGTAGGTCAAAAACTCCCGCCGGGTGATGCCCGGCGCCGCCGCCGTCGGGATCGCCTGCGCCTCCGCCATACGCGCCTCCTCACGCGGAAAGCCTGCCGGATTCGCACGGTTGCCACAGCCGGAACGAACAATCCGGGCTGTCTTCACCAGAAGGGGCATGTGCCTTAAAACTATAACACAGCGCAACACCGCCGGTCAACCGCTCTGATGTGAAAATCCGAAGTTCATCTCCACAAAGAGGACCCTGGTCACCGTTGACAGGGGCTCAGGCGCGCCGCCAGGGCTTTGAGCAGGAGGGTGCCATAGCTGCCGGGCGGCAGCTCAAAGCACAGGATCGCCTCGCCGGCCTCCGGCGCTTCACGCCGGAGCTCCAGGAAGACGGGGCGGCACCAGATGGGGCGCCGGGTCGGCGGAGGCACCTCCTCCAGCAACGGCCCCCGTCGAAAATCCGCCAGGGAAAGCCCTTCCTCCTCCAGTACCCGGGCCATGGCCTCCGCCCAGGGCGGGGCATCGCGCGCCCGCCGGTGCGGAAGCGCGAAAAGGCCCTGGGCTTCAGGAGGCGCGCGATCGGGAAGCGGGAATTCCTCCCCACGGATGAGAACCCGATGGCGGGCCTCCGGGCCCAGCCCATAACCGACCGCCCGGTTCCAGAGCCATGCGCGATACGCATCCACCCACAGGAGCCGCAGCCGCAGAGGGATCCGCCGCACCGCCCCGCGCAGGTCCGTCGGATGATCTTTCAGGAACGTGAGCAGGCTCCGCTGCATAGAAGGACGCGGGGCGTGGGCGAACAACGCCGCCCAATCCCCCCAGCGCGCCCGGGCCTCCGCTTTGAAGGCCCGTATCGCCGGAGGATCCCCCGCCATCGGAACCGCGAGCACCATTCGGAGGACATCCTCGGCCTGGCCTCGGAGCAGCGCCCGTCCGACGAACCCCATCTCCGGGCTCCAGGAGCCAAACCGCTGGTCATCGAAGTAATTGGGGAAGCCCTCCGCGGCCAGTTCCGCAGCCACTTGGGGAAGCCCCTCGAGCTCCTCCCGGGTCAGCGCCCGCAACCGAACCCAGAAGCGGTTCCCTCGAAGGTCCTGCGGTCGGGGAGGACGGGACGCATAGCCGATGCGCACCGCTTCAAAGCCGGGGCCCCGGATCCGCTCCGGCCCCTGACCCCGGATCGCGGCGATCTGAACAGCGATCGCCCATCGGTCCTTGAGAGCGGGGAAGATCACTGCGCGCTGAGGCACCCCAAGCCGCGCCGCCAGCTCCGCCTGAACCTCCAGGGTGGTCCGTCCCCACTTGCGAACCCGGTAGAGGGTGTAGGGGCCGCTGGGCTCGATCGGCAGCGCCACCCGCTCCTCCACCCGGAAATCCTCCGGCCGGATCTTCCAGCGCATCCCGCCTCCATTGGGGAAAGCTCAGGCGGCGCGCAACACCCAGGCCGCCAGGGCGAGGGCGAGGATCCAGAGGAGCCGGCGGGCGGGAGGGGACCACGCCCCTTGTCGCTCCTCCAGAAGCAGGCCGACCAGGGCCAGGCCATAGGCGCCGGGCGCGTGTCCGAGAGCCACGGCCCATGCCACCCAAAGGGCCCATGCGCCCCACCGCGCGAGGGAGGTCCTCAGGTCTGCGGCCAGCAGGCCGATGGGGAGCCCCACCAGCCACGCGGGGAGCGTTGAATGGCCCCCGGCCATCCCCAGCCACCAGGGGAAGGTTCCCCGCACCAGCCCTTCGAAGCCTCCCCGGAAGCGGGGGAGACGTCGGGCCATGGCCAGCGCGGCGCCCGTGCCGAGGGTCAACCAGCCTCCCGGCCATCCGGTCAGGAGGAGCCCAAGCCCTCCTGTGACCAGGGCGGTGATCAGGGCCGCTGGGAGCTCGGGCGCCTCCTGCGCGCGCCCGACGACCCCCCAGGCCAGCCGGGCTACCTCCCGGATCACGACTTCGGCCGGGCTCCCCGGCTGCATATAGGGCAGAGAGATCGAAAGCGATTCCGGAGGGCGACGCGGCAGACGCTCCCAGGGAGCGGCGAGGAACAGCCAGCGCAGCGCCTGCCAGCTCCCTTCGGCGAGCAGCCAGGCCCCCAGGATCCAGGGGAGGGGGGCGGTCCCTCCGCTCCCGATCCAGGCCGCGGCCAGCACCGGCGTCATCTCCCACTCCCCGAACCGGAGCCACATGGGAAAGCCCGGCCGGATCGCGCGCATCGGCCCCTCAGGGGGAGGATCTGAGGCCCTCATGGTCCTCCAGGGGAGCGCAGCGGATCTGCAGCGCCCGCAGGACAGCCTGCATTCGCTCGAAGTGCGTGCCCGGCCAGTAGATCCGGTCGCAACTGGGACAGCGGTGGAAGCGCTCGTGCTGCTGCCAGACGAAGGCCGGGACATAGGCGGCCACCGCCTCCCGGGGCACGGGGACCAGCCGCGCGTTGCAGACCGGGCAGCGGGAGAAGGGCGCATCCGGGGGATCCCCGAAGCGCTGGCGGATGGCCTGGAGCTGGGCCAGCAGGTCATCGTGATCGATCAGGAAGGCCGAGGGGCCTCCCCGACGGGCCAGGGCGTGATCCCGGGTGAGCAGGATCCGATCCTCCGCCTGGGCGATGCGCAGCAGCGCGTCGTCGTCCAGAGCGGGGTCATAATGGGTGTCATACCCCAGGATCCGCAGCCAGCGGGCCAGGCGGCCGAGCATCGTGTCGGCCACGAAGCGGGCGGAACCGCTGTTTCCGTGGGCATGCATCGCGTCCCCCTTGCCGGGTCAGCGAAGGCGCCCGGATCCCTATTGGCCGCCTCCGGTTTCCGGCGCGGCCGTGAGCTCCTCCAGCTCCGCCTCATCCAGGCGGCGCTCCCGAGGTCGGAGATGGGGGAAGAGGATGACCTCACGGATGGAGCGGCGATCGGTGAAAAGCATGGTCAGGCGATCGATCCCCAGCCCCAACCCACCGTTCGGCGGCATCCCATAGCGCATGGCATCCAGGTAATCCTCATCCAGGGGATGGGCCTCCTCGTCCCCGGCCTCCCGGGCCCGCCCCTGCTCCAGGAACCGTTGTTCCTGGTCCAGGGGATCGTTCAGCTCCGTGAAGGCGTTGCAGATCTCCATCCCTCCGATGAACCCCTCGAACCGCTCCACCGTCTCCGGGTCGTCCGGGCGGGCCTTGGCCAGGGGCGAGATGTCCCGCGGGTAATCGTAGACGAAGGTGGGCTGGATGAGGTTGGGCTCGACGAACTTCGAGATCAGGTCGTCGATCAGCTTGCCCCGGCTGGCCCGGGGATCCACCTCGATGCCCCGGGCGGCCATGGCCTCCGCCAGGGATTCGCGGGTGGGATGCTGCGCGATGTCGATCCCGGCGAACTCCAGCAGGGCGTCCCGCAGGGGGATGCGGCGCCATGGCGGGGAGAGATCAATCTCATGGCCCTGGTAGGTCAGGGTGCGACGGCCCAGGACCTGATCGGCGGCGAAGGCGATCATCTCCTCGGCCAGCCGCATCATGTCCTGGTAATCGGCGTAGGCCATATAGCACTCCATCTGGGTGAACTCGGGGTTATGTTTGAAGGAAATCCCCTCGTTGCGGAAATCGCGGCCGATCTCATAAACTCGCTCGAACATCCCCACCAGCAGGCGCTTGAGATACAGCTCGAAGCTGATGCGCAGATAGAGCTGCTGCTTCAGCTCATTGTGATAAGTTACGAAAGGCCGCGCCGAGGCCCCGCCGTAGATCGGCTGCAACACCGGGGTCTCCACCTCCAGGAACCCCCGCTGGTCCAGGAACGTCCGGATAGCCCGGATCAGCGCCGCCCGGGTCCGGAAGATCTCCCGGACCTCCGGGTTCATCATCAGGTCCAGGTAACGCCGCCGGTAACGGGTCTCCACATCCTTGAGGCCGTGCCAGCGGGAAGGCGGAGGATAGACGGCCTTGGCCAGCATCCGGAAGTCCCGGACCCGCAGGGAGATCTCTCCGGTCCGGGTGCGCATCATCGTCCCCTCCGCCTCGATGAAGTCGCCCAGGTCGAACATCTCCTGGAAGAAACGATAACGCTCCTCTCCCAGGTCATCGTAGCGGAGGAACAGCTGGAGGCGCCCCGCCCCATCCTGGATGTCGGCGAAGGTGATCTTCCCCATAACCCGCATGGCGGTGAGGCGGCCGGCCACCACCACCGCCACCGCGTCCTCCTGCCCCCCTGCGGCCAGGAAGGCCTGGATGGCCTGGGCGCTGGTATGGGTGCGCCGGCAGCGGGGCGGATAAGGGTCGATGCCCTGGGCGCGCAACCGGGCGACCTTCTCCAGACGGCGGCGGACGATATCCCGGAAGAGGGCCATGGCGGGCGCCTACTCGATGCGGAGGATGCGGAAGCGGAGAACGCCGTCCGGGGCGTTCACGGTGATCACATCGCCCACGCGGTGGCCCAGGAGCGCCTGCCCCAGCGGGGACTCGTTGGAGATCCGCCCCTGGGAGGGATCGGCTTCGGCGGAGCCCA is drawn from Thermoflexus hugenholtzii and contains these coding sequences:
- a CDS encoding ubiquinol-cytochrome c reductase iron-sulfur subunit, which translates into the protein MAEAQAIPTAAAPGITRREFLTYVWAASMALFMAELGGVSVLFALPRFKVGEFGGVFPFGRAGEVLPKVGEGPKEFPEAKIWLVNTEKGILAIYKVCTHLGCLYKWVPSNFRFECPCHGSKFQLDGTYIEGPAPRNLDRFVIYLKDASGRVVAQTDPEGNPLPVPDPNLTIEVDTGRKILGKPAVKGRA
- a CDS encoding TIM barrel protein; protein product: MSMLRFGTVGNPLSTPPRPGGTVGGIQRIHELGLGALELAWVRSVRVSEETCQRIREAAAALGIALSVHAPYFINLNARDRAGYRASKERLMAAARAGFRAGARDIVFHPGAYQGARPERAYETVRRRLQEIVEELRAEGVDVTLRPETMGKSALFGTLDEVIQLSREVPGVLPCVDFAHLHARAGDGSFNSYAEFVEALKRVAAGLGPRGLQDLHIHVSGIAYTRKGERHHLNLKEADLRYEELLQALIDLGAQGRVLCESPNLEEDALLLQATYRRLLEKASASREEVG
- a CDS encoding c-type cytochrome, which gives rise to MFDLATRRIIGATVLMLATVITIGMVWLTEEQRMARFEAMHKAKAIENGALLYEQYCATCHGPDGEGVPGKGPSLNPGVFQHYEQLKAQGYANSLRNFIKLTIAAGRPIRSTYRAEEVYAEPMPTWSQDFGGPMRPDQIENLVEFILNWQAAGAAPAPTPSFTAVGSDLTQPLPPGDPKRGEALWNQEVKQASGIAASCKACHSLKPGEVLVGPSLAGIATRAAERIRAPDYKGQAKTPEEYIRESIQQPSAYIVEPDKYAAAPGVSKMPATLGNQMSAQDLADLIAFLMTLK
- a CDS encoding Mut7-C RNAse domain-containing protein — translated: MHAHGNSGSARFVADTMLGRLARWLRILGYDTHYDPALDDDALLRIAQAEDRILLTRDHALARRGGPSAFLIDHDDLLAQLQAIRQRFGDPPDAPFSRCPVCNARLVPVPREAVAAYVPAFVWQQHERFHRCPSCDRIYWPGTHFERMQAVLRALQIRCAPLEDHEGLRSSP
- the lysS gene encoding lysine--tRNA ligase, with the protein product MALFRDIVRRRLEKVARLRAQGIDPYPPRCRRTHTSAQAIQAFLAAGGQEDAVAVVVAGRLTAMRVMGKITFADIQDGAGRLQLFLRYDDLGEERYRFFQEMFDLGDFIEAEGTMMRTRTGEISLRVRDFRMLAKAVYPPPSRWHGLKDVETRYRRRYLDLMMNPEVREIFRTRAALIRAIRTFLDQRGFLEVETPVLQPIYGGASARPFVTYHNELKQQLYLRISFELYLKRLLVGMFERVYEIGRDFRNEGISFKHNPEFTQMECYMAYADYQDMMRLAEEMIAFAADQVLGRRTLTYQGHEIDLSPPWRRIPLRDALLEFAGIDIAQHPTRESLAEAMAARGIEVDPRASRGKLIDDLISKFVEPNLIQPTFVYDYPRDISPLAKARPDDPETVERFEGFIGGMEICNAFTELNDPLDQEQRFLEQGRAREAGDEEAHPLDEDYLDAMRYGMPPNGGLGLGIDRLTMLFTDRRSIREVILFPHLRPRERRLDEAELEELTAAPETGGGQ
- the truD gene encoding tRNA pseudouridine(13) synthase TruD gives rise to the protein MRWKIRPEDFRVEERVALPIEPSGPYTLYRVRKWGRTTLEVQAELAARLGVPQRAVIFPALKDRWAIAVQIAAIRGQGPERIRGPGFEAVRIGYASRPPRPQDLRGNRFWVRLRALTREELEGLPQVAAELAAEGFPNYFDDQRFGSWSPEMGFVGRALLRGQAEDVLRMVLAVPMAGDPPAIRAFKAEARARWGDWAALFAHAPRPSMQRSLLTFLKDHPTDLRGAVRRIPLRLRLLWVDAYRAWLWNRAVGYGLGPEARHRVLIRGEEFPLPDRAPPEAQGLFALPHRRARDAPPWAEAMARVLEEEGLSLADFRRGPLLEEVPPPTRRPIWCRPVFLELRREAPEAGEAILCFELPPGSYGTLLLKALAARLSPCQR
- a CDS encoding cytochrome b N-terminal domain-containing protein, which codes for MALRWPEPIPTLQKEVQQYGWRRVIFMHLDELVTRVTAGIPLTEVRNIIRGEPPPRPNPRVKPHTEGFILHIKPSFYHEAVTRLYPTFRLGLLSFYLFLIETITGIFLMIFYTPSPLVAYENMLRILNNVPFGQLMRDIHRLGAEAMVVAVMLHMLRTFFTASYKRPRQFTWATGVILLVFTLFLSFSGYLLPWDQLSYWAVTIGTSMAEATPPPALGRIVNLILRGAPDIGAAGLLRFYLLHVIFLPLLLFFVFFVHYYKVVRHGLSLPPEMEAVGDDTARKVPPEKRVPYIPDIAIQEALWGIALIAFLVIGSAFFYDAPLEQHADPLNTPLHTTAPWYFLWLQGLLKDPFLLALDRLGLPRPPATIYNSKTFMGVILPGLILLFLLIMPYLDFNISRRYRDRRKALVAGLVGVAAWTLLTYMGTPAFAVTSSADVEVLQEFMPLNPDPLFGEGRVRTIPYEQLIPGTYDTRNLQPPADAPKLAQVLEELKHRIEGDPQLPQGYAIVRIQEVQSGLKRFEIAIYWTKTKNGQPVLDPEGKPVIEESKRAIYLHRDSGHGGE
- a CDS encoding DUF4058 family protein; amino-acid sequence: MPSPFPGMDPYLEHPALWPDVHNSLIAALRDELAPRLRPRYIVAIEERLYLITPEGAGWPIRADVAVAPTSEALPEAGRPGPLVRGARVVEVPLPETLRETYLEVRAAGTGEVITVVEILSPTNKRPGEPRRLYEQKRTLLLGSRTHLVEIDLLRAGEPMPVMGDGRDGHYRILISRWEQRPRALLYVFTVRDPIPTFRLPLLPGDKEPEVDLGRLLQTIYERAAYDLRVRYEEEPVPPLDPPFAEWAAALLREKGYRRR
- the greA gene encoding transcription elongation factor GreA, translating into MATVGPTYLTPEGKRQLEQELEYLRTVKRREIAERLRFAIQQGDLSENADYHAAKEEQAFIEGRIRVLEAILNNAILIEPQPSEDGRVRLGSRVTIAEDGGTPEVYVLVGPAEADPTQGKISYESPLGQALLGRAPGDVVTVEAPAGTLTFRILSVE
- the fbp gene encoding fructose-1,6-bisphosphate aldolase/phosphatase, with translation MSQEITISVIKADIGGMVGHSGIHTDLVALARQHLEEAQRRGVIIDYYVTWCGDDLQLIMTHRHGTDSPIVHGLAWETFERCTVKAKEMKLYGAGQDLIADAFSGNVRGMGPGVAEMSFIERPSEPIIIFMADKTSAGAWNLPLFRMFADPFNTAGLVISPALHEGFRFEVHDVKGHKRIFFNCPEEMYDLLVFIGAPGRYMIKAVYTKKGEIAAVSSTERLSLIAGHYVGKDDPVCIVRAQGIFPAVGEILEPFTMPHIVEGWMRGSHYGPLMPVPLQYAKCTRFDGPPRVVALGFQLADGRLVGPRDMFDDPAFDEARRLCNVIADHFRRHGPFEPHRLPMEEMEYTTLPEVAERLAGRWEPLPEPHPAIAGGDGSAVEAD